One window of the Roseovarius sp. THAF9 genome contains the following:
- a CDS encoding ligase-associated DNA damage response DEXH box helicase produces the protein MTSLPPVFTEWFASRGWSIHPHQQAMLDRADDPALLLIAPTGGGKTLAGFLPTLVDIAEHGHDGLHTLYISPLKALAADIKRNLTTPVSEMDLPIRIEDRTGDTSSSAKRRQRADPPHILLTTPESLALLTSYEDAPRIFKGLKRIVVDEIHALAESKRGDQLFLALSRLQAMCPGLRRVGLSATVEDPQAIAKLLARHPDPCEILMADPGPEPDIAMLQTDATPPWSGGGAAYAIPAVLEEVKRHRITLIFHNTRAQAEIFFHNLWLANEDALPIGIHHGSLDRAQRERVEAAMQRGELRAVVCTGSLDLGIDWGDVDLVIQVGAPKNVKRLVQRIGRANHRYNAPSKALLVPANRFEVIECVAALQAVRDHDLDGEPRGPGPRDVLCQHILIRACAGPFDADALFEEVKTVGAYASLTRAQFDACLDFCATGGYALRAYDQWQRLLNRDGLWQLRDPRSARLIRMNIGTIQDADLLKVRMRRNRGGKPLGEVEEGFAASLTPGDTFLIGGQIVKYEGLRETVVEVSRDAAKKPKIATFAGTKFATSTQLSQRILSLLHSGDHSALPAHTADWIALQQDVSHLPQAGRLLIESFPHDGREHACIYGFAGRNAQQTLGLILSKRMEEMRLAPMGFVSTDYATLIWGLEPLTDATGLLDRAALREGLDKWLAGNQLIKRTFRASATIAGLIQRNLPQVRKSGRQATFSSDILYDTLAKYDPDHLLLDITRQEAMRGLIDFGRIEEMLDRIGDRVDLIRLPRVTPFAAPLFLEAGRTPVEGSAQDRLLEEETQRLMQAAGLA, from the coding sequence ATGACGTCGTTACCCCCTGTTTTCACCGAATGGTTCGCTTCGCGCGGCTGGTCCATCCACCCGCACCAGCAGGCGATGCTGGACCGTGCCGATGACCCCGCCCTTCTGCTCATTGCCCCCACCGGCGGCGGCAAGACGCTGGCCGGGTTCCTGCCCACGCTGGTCGATATCGCAGAGCACGGCCACGACGGGCTGCACACCCTCTACATCTCCCCGCTCAAGGCGCTCGCTGCTGACATCAAGCGCAACCTGACCACGCCTGTGTCAGAGATGGACCTGCCCATCCGCATCGAGGACCGCACCGGCGACACGTCCTCGTCGGCCAAGCGCCGCCAGCGCGCCGACCCGCCGCATATCCTGCTGACGACGCCCGAAAGCCTGGCGCTCCTCACCTCCTACGAAGACGCCCCCCGCATCTTCAAAGGGCTGAAACGGATCGTCGTCGACGAGATCCACGCACTGGCCGAGTCCAAGCGCGGCGATCAGCTTTTCCTCGCCCTCAGCCGCCTTCAGGCCATGTGCCCCGGCCTGCGCCGCGTGGGCCTCTCGGCCACGGTCGAGGACCCTCAGGCAATCGCCAAACTCCTCGCCCGCCACCCCGATCCGTGCGAGATCCTCATGGCCGATCCCGGCCCCGAGCCCGATATCGCCATGCTGCAAACCGATGCCACTCCACCGTGGTCCGGGGGCGGCGCGGCCTATGCGATCCCCGCCGTTCTGGAAGAGGTGAAACGCCACCGCATCACCCTCATCTTTCACAACACGCGCGCCCAGGCCGAGATTTTCTTTCACAACCTCTGGCTCGCCAACGAGGACGCCCTGCCCATCGGCATCCACCACGGCTCTCTCGACCGGGCGCAGCGCGAACGGGTCGAGGCCGCCATGCAACGCGGCGAGCTGCGCGCCGTTGTCTGCACCGGCAGTCTGGACCTTGGCATCGACTGGGGCGATGTGGACCTCGTGATCCAGGTCGGCGCGCCCAAGAACGTCAAGCGTCTGGTCCAGCGCATCGGGCGCGCCAACCACCGCTACAACGCGCCGTCAAAGGCGCTGCTCGTGCCCGCCAACCGCTTCGAGGTCATCGAATGCGTCGCAGCGTTGCAGGCCGTGCGCGACCACGATCTCGACGGCGAGCCACGCGGTCCCGGCCCCCGCGACGTGCTCTGCCAACATATCCTTATCCGCGCCTGCGCCGGGCCGTTCGATGCAGATGCATTGTTCGAGGAGGTCAAGACCGTCGGTGCCTACGCCTCCCTGACCCGCGCCCAGTTCGACGCCTGTCTCGATTTCTGCGCCACCGGTGGCTATGCCCTTCGCGCATATGACCAATGGCAGCGCCTGCTCAACCGCGACGGGCTGTGGCAGCTGCGCGACCCGCGCAGCGCCCGCCTGATCCGGATGAATATCGGCACCATTCAGGATGCCGATTTGCTCAAGGTTCGCATGCGCCGCAACCGCGGCGGCAAGCCCCTGGGCGAGGTCGAGGAAGGCTTCGCAGCCTCCCTCACCCCCGGCGACACGTTTCTGATCGGCGGGCAGATCGTGAAATACGAGGGCCTGCGCGAAACCGTGGTCGAGGTCAGCCGCGACGCCGCGAAGAAACCCAAGATCGCCACCTTCGCCGGCACCAAGTTCGCCACCTCCACCCAGCTCAGCCAGCGCATCCTGTCGCTCCTGCACTCGGGCGACCACTCCGCCCTGCCCGCCCACACCGCCGACTGGATTGCGTTACAACAGGACGTGTCGCACCTCCCACAAGCGGGCCGCCTGCTCATCGAAAGCTTCCCCCATGACGGGCGCGAACACGCCTGCATCTACGGCTTCGCTGGCCGCAACGCGCAACAGACGCTGGGCCTGATCCTCAGCAAACGGATGGAGGAGATGCGTCTCGCCCCCATGGGGTTCGTCTCGACCGATTACGCCACGCTGATCTGGGGGCTGGAGCCGCTGACCGACGCCACCGGCCTTCTGGACCGCGCCGCGCTGCGCGAAGGCCTCGACAAGTGGCTGGCCGGTAACCAGCTGATAAAGCGTACCTTTCGCGCTTCGGCCACCATTGCGGGCCTGATCCAGCGCAACCTGCCCCAAGTCCGCAAATCCGGGCGGCAGGCGACGTTTTCCTCCGATATCCTCTACGACACGCTGGCCAAATATGACCCCGATCACCTGCTTCTGGACATCACGCGGCAAGAGGCGATGCGCGGCCTGATCGACTTTGGCCGGATCGAGGAAATGCTCGACCGCATCGGCGACCGCGTCGACCTGATCCGCCTGCCCCGCGTCACGCCCTTCGCCGCGCCCTTGTTCCTCGAAGCGGGGCGCACCCCTGTCGAAGGCAGCGCACAGGACCGGCTGCTCGAGGAAGAGACACAACGCCTGATGCAGGCTGCGGGCCTCGCCTGA
- a CDS encoding prepilin peptidase — protein sequence MPFDITSWAALWFLPFVTPVCLWVMWSDLKAMRIPNTSVLTLAGIFVIVGLWAVTPFWPDYAWRIAIMVFALVIGFIANAGGLMGAGDSKFIAAAASFIAPADWRIIMFLFAANLLACFVTHRLAKHTPLRRLAPDWVSWDRGKKFPMGFALGATLVIYLGLGAAYGA from the coding sequence ATGCCCTTTGATATCACCAGCTGGGCGGCGCTCTGGTTCCTGCCTTTCGTCACCCCGGTCTGTCTCTGGGTGATGTGGAGCGACCTCAAGGCCATGCGCATTCCCAATACTTCGGTGCTGACGCTGGCGGGGATCTTCGTGATCGTGGGCCTCTGGGCCGTCACCCCCTTCTGGCCGGACTACGCATGGCGCATTGCGATCATGGTCTTCGCGCTGGTGATCGGTTTCATCGCCAATGCCGGCGGGCTGATGGGCGCGGGTGACAGCAAGTTCATCGCCGCCGCGGCCTCCTTCATCGCCCCCGCCGACTGGCGGATCATTATGTTTCTCTTTGCCGCCAACCTCCTGGCCTGTTTCGTCACGCACCGCCTCGCGAAACACACGCCGCTGCGCCGGCTCGCCCCCGACTGGGTCAGCTGGGACCGCGGCAAGAAGTTCCCCATGGGCTTTGCCCTGGGTGCGACACTGGTGATCTATCTCGGCCTCGGCGCCGCCTACGGCGCCTGA
- a CDS encoding lipopolysaccharide assembly protein LapB, with the protein MRHPILMCICVGSAFALSACDDKAGKADVDRALSDLNVVDESNLGDVMLTVADPNESVKYFQRTLGEKPDRIDVRRGLAQSLIRAKRHTEAVAAWKNVVEHEKSTNDDQVEYADALIRNNEWKRADEVLDSVPPTHETFKRYRLEAMIADSNQNWKKADSFYETAIGLTTTPASVMNNWGYSKLTRGDFPAAERLFTDAIRQDDSLFTAKNNLVLARGAQKKYSLPVLQTSQEERAQLLYTLGLSAIKQGDTSIGKGLLRDAIDTHPQHFEAAARSLQALENNVE; encoded by the coding sequence ATGCGCCATCCTATTCTTATGTGCATCTGCGTGGGCAGCGCATTTGCCCTTTCCGCTTGTGATGATAAGGCCGGCAAGGCCGATGTGGACCGGGCCTTGTCCGATCTCAACGTCGTCGACGAAAGCAACCTCGGCGATGTCATGCTGACCGTGGCAGACCCAAACGAGTCCGTGAAATATTTCCAGCGCACGCTGGGCGAAAAGCCTGACCGCATCGACGTGCGCCGCGGCCTCGCGCAATCTCTCATTCGCGCCAAGCGCCACACCGAGGCCGTCGCGGCCTGGAAAAACGTGGTCGAGCATGAAAAATCCACCAATGACGACCAGGTGGAATACGCCGACGCACTCATTCGCAACAACGAATGGAAACGCGCCGACGAGGTGCTGGATTCCGTCCCGCCCACCCACGAGACGTTCAAGCGCTACCGGCTCGAGGCGATGATCGCCGACAGCAACCAGAACTGGAAAAAGGCCGACAGCTTCTACGAGACCGCCATCGGCCTGACGACCACGCCCGCCAGTGTGATGAACAACTGGGGCTATTCCAAGCTGACCCGCGGCGATTTCCCCGCCGCCGAGCGCCTGTTCACCGACGCGATCCGGCAGGATGACAGCCTGTTCACCGCCAAGAACAACCTTGTGCTGGCCCGCGGCGCACAAAAGAAATATTCGCTGCCCGTCCTGCAGACCAGCCAGGAAGAGCGCGCGCAACTGCTCTACACGCTGGGCCTGTCGGCCATCAAGCAGGGCGACACCAGTATCGGCAAGGGCCTGCTGCGCGACGCCATCGACACCCATCCCCAGCATTTCGAGGCCGCCGCGCGCAGCCTGCAAGCGTTGGAAAATAACGTCGAGTAA
- the folD gene encoding bifunctional methylenetetrahydrofolate dehydrogenase/methenyltetrahydrofolate cyclohydrolase FolD encodes MTAEIIDGKAFAAKVREKVAGHVDRLKEEHGITPGLAVVLVGEDPASQVYVRSKGKQTVEVGMNSYEHKLEADTSEEDLLALIDKLNNDKDVHGILVQLPLPDHLDSDLVINSIDPAKDVDGFHISNVGLLGTGQKSMVPCTPLGCLMMLREHHGSLSGMDAVVVGRSNIVGKPMAQLLLGDSCTVTIAHSRTKDLPEVVRRADIVVAAVGRPEMVPGDWIKEGATVIDVGINRIERDGKNKLVGDADYESCAARAGAITPVPGGVGPMTIACLLANTVTACCRANGLSEPEGLTA; translated from the coding sequence ATGACGGCAGAGATTATCGACGGCAAGGCGTTTGCCGCAAAAGTGCGCGAGAAGGTGGCGGGACACGTGGACCGCCTGAAGGAAGAGCATGGCATCACGCCGGGGCTGGCCGTGGTGCTGGTGGGCGAGGACCCGGCGAGTCAGGTTTACGTGCGTTCGAAGGGCAAGCAGACCGTCGAGGTCGGCATGAATTCCTACGAGCACAAGCTGGAGGCGGACACCTCGGAGGAGGATCTGCTGGCGCTGATCGACAAGCTGAACAACGACAAGGACGTGCATGGCATCCTTGTGCAACTGCCGCTGCCGGATCATCTGGATTCCGACCTGGTGATCAACTCGATCGACCCGGCCAAGGACGTGGACGGGTTTCATATCTCGAACGTGGGCCTGCTGGGCACGGGACAGAAAAGCATGGTGCCCTGCACGCCGCTGGGCTGTCTGATGATGCTGCGTGAACACCATGGGAGCCTTTCCGGCATGGACGCGGTGGTTGTCGGGCGCTCGAACATCGTGGGCAAGCCGATGGCGCAGCTTTTGCTGGGCGACAGCTGCACCGTGACCATCGCGCATAGCCGCACAAAAGATCTTCCCGAGGTCGTGCGCCGCGCAGATATCGTGGTGGCCGCCGTGGGCCGGCCCGAGATGGTGCCGGGCGACTGGATCAAGGAAGGGGCCACCGTGATCGACGTGGGCATCAACCGGATCGAGCGCGACGGCAAGAACAAGCTGGTGGGCGATGCGGATTATGAGTCCTGCGCGGCGCGTGCTGGGGCGATCACCCCGGTGCCGGGCGGCGTGGGGCCGATGACCATCGCGTGCCTGCTGGCCAACACGGTGACGGCCTGCTGCCGCGCCAACGGGTTGTCGGAGCCCGAAGGGCTGACGGCCTGA
- a CDS encoding tetratricopeptide repeat protein, whose amino-acid sequence MARAGVWLLVSFALVAGCGAGASRDPDNPYAPGVAKDGEAVDSKLVGHRLVAAGEFELAIDAFSRAALDEGMSADVLAGLGTANLGLGRLHTAERLLRQAIEKDEFSPEVWNNLGVVLLEKGENGEAEQVFKKAYALDNGQSDSIRDNLRLVLAKSENSLYSEELEQDYKLVRRGSSDYLIRSIPG is encoded by the coding sequence ATGGCACGAGCAGGGGTCTGGCTCCTTGTTTCCTTCGCTCTCGTCGCGGGCTGCGGCGCGGGCGCTTCGCGTGACCCTGACAATCCCTACGCCCCCGGCGTTGCAAAGGATGGCGAAGCCGTGGATTCCAAGCTGGTGGGTCACCGCCTCGTGGCCGCGGGCGAATTCGAGCTGGCGATCGACGCCTTTTCCCGCGCCGCGCTCGACGAAGGCATGAGCGCCGATGTGCTCGCGGGGCTGGGCACCGCCAATCTCGGCCTGGGGCGTCTGCACACCGCCGAACGCCTGCTGCGACAGGCCATCGAAAAGGACGAATTCTCGCCCGAAGTCTGGAACAACCTTGGCGTCGTCCTGCTGGAAAAGGGCGAAAACGGCGAGGCCGAACAGGTTTTCAAGAAGGCCTACGCGCTCGACAATGGCCAAAGTGACTCAATCCGCGACAATTTGCGGTTAGTTCTCGCAAAATCGGAAAATTCTCTTTATAGTGAAGAGTTAGAACAAGATTATAAGCTGGTGCGGCGCGGGAGCAGCGACTACCTGATCCGCAGTATACCAGGTTGA
- a CDS encoding type II secretion system F family protein, with the protein MLDTISQFMTDTLGPFGPLIAVGTLGLLLVIMTIPILIRESNDPLDKIKKQSRSGLSTEDQKKKLRTGQRNEKLDKYAKFLEPEDEKQLSQIRLTLMQAGYRGRDAVRYFHFAQFALGIGFLILGVLYFIVFLAGNDDTTTQQTLMYILGPGGIGYMIPKYWVTKRQQQRQQEIEEGFPDSLDMMLTCVEAGQSLDQAIIRVSKEIRASYPALSEEFEIVSHQIKAGRDKPSVLNEMAERCGVQDISSFVTVLVQSQSFGTSIADALRVYAGEMRDKRVMRAEEKANKLPTKMTLATMMLTVPPLLIILVGPSVLGIMELFSMSAQ; encoded by the coding sequence ATGTTGGACACGATTTCACAGTTCATGACCGATACGCTGGGCCCATTCGGCCCGCTGATCGCGGTGGGCACACTGGGCCTGCTTCTGGTCATCATGACGATCCCGATCCTGATCCGCGAGTCGAACGATCCGCTGGACAAGATCAAGAAGCAGTCGCGCAGCGGCCTGTCGACAGAGGACCAGAAGAAAAAGCTGCGCACCGGTCAGCGCAACGAGAAGCTGGACAAGTATGCGAAGTTCCTCGAACCCGAGGATGAAAAGCAGCTCAGCCAGATCCGCCTGACCCTGATGCAGGCCGGCTATCGCGGTCGCGACGCCGTGCGCTATTTCCACTTCGCGCAGTTTGCGCTCGGCATCGGCTTTCTGATCCTAGGCGTGCTCTACTTCATCGTGTTCCTCGCGGGCAACGACGATACCACGACCCAGCAGACGCTGATGTACATCCTTGGCCCCGGCGGCATCGGCTACATGATCCCCAAGTACTGGGTGACCAAGCGCCAGCAGCAGCGCCAGCAGGAAATCGAGGAGGGCTTTCCCGACAGCCTCGACATGATGCTGACCTGCGTCGAGGCGGGCCAGTCGCTCGACCAGGCGATCATCCGGGTGTCCAAAGAAATCCGCGCCTCCTACCCCGCGCTCTCCGAGGAATTCGAGATCGTCTCGCACCAGATCAAGGCCGGCCGCGACAAGCCCTCGGTCCTGAACGAGATGGCCGAACGCTGCGGCGTGCAGGATATTTCCAGCTTTGTAACCGTGCTTGTGCAATCACAATCCTTCGGCACCTCGATCGCCGACGCCCTGCGCGTCTATGCCGGCGAGATGCGTGACAAACGGGTCATGCGGGCCGAAGAAAAGGCCAACAAGCTGCCGACGAAGATGACATTGGCCACGATGATGCTTACAGTGCCACCATTGCTGATCATTCTGGTCGGCCCGTCGGTGTTGGGTATCATGGAACTCTTCTCGATGTCGGCCCAGTAA
- the pdeM gene encoding ligase-associated DNA damage response endonuclease PdeM — translation MNGYEFTLAGARLTALGSGALYWRDQNLLCVSDMHLGKTERRARLGEAQLPPYETHDTLSRLQADLEATGAHTVICLGDSFDDALAARALLEAEKLWISRLQAGRRWVWIEGNHDPGPVDLGGAHLFELPVPPLTFRHIAQPGYSGEVSGHYHPKVTLPVRGRAITRPAFLLDSDRLIMPAYGTYTGGLRSHDTALCDLMRPEALAILTGKTPHPAPMPRGAKA, via the coding sequence ATGAACGGCTACGAGTTCACATTGGCAGGCGCCCGCCTCACCGCCCTCGGCTCCGGCGCGCTCTACTGGCGTGACCAGAACCTGCTTTGCGTGTCGGACATGCACCTTGGCAAGACCGAACGCCGCGCTCGGCTGGGCGAGGCGCAACTGCCCCCCTACGAGACGCACGATACGCTGTCGCGGCTTCAGGCCGACCTGGAAGCCACCGGTGCCCATACCGTCATCTGCCTCGGCGACAGCTTCGACGATGCGCTCGCCGCCCGCGCCTTGCTGGAGGCAGAAAAACTCTGGATCAGCCGCCTTCAGGCCGGCCGCCGCTGGGTCTGGATCGAGGGCAACCACGATCCCGGCCCCGTCGACCTCGGCGGCGCGCACCTGTTCGAGTTGCCCGTGCCGCCGCTGACCTTCCGCCACATCGCGCAACCGGGCTATTCCGGCGAGGTGTCGGGGCACTACCACCCCAAGGTCACGCTGCCCGTCCGGGGCCGCGCCATCACCCGCCCCGCCTTCCTGCTCGACAGCGACCGCCTGATCATGCCCGCCTACGGCACCTATACCGGAGGCCTGCGCAGCCACGACACCGCGCTCTGCGACCTCATGCGCCCCGAGGCGCTGGCGATCCTGACGGGCAAGACGCCCCATCCCGCGCCCATGCCGCGCGGCGCCAAGGCATGA
- a CDS encoding ATPase, protein MNMQVTSGVQPPPPPSGLDEMQLPIVMMRDILLKTMFRKNLDMVSEISEAICLPRAVTQELVDMARQQRLLEATGTLNANSGGEMGFQLTDAGKSRALDALSQSEYFGAMPVPLAVYREQVKRQSIRNIQITRDELTGAMGHLVLPDDLLDHLGPAVSAGRSILMYGPPGNGKSSISNGIRDAMGDKIYVPRAIEYAGQVITVYDPIVHSKAEVEVDDPNSLRRKRTFDTRYVRCERPTVITGGELSLSMLDLVYNPTARTYQAPLQLKSTGGIFIVDDLGRQAEPPQSLVNRWIVPLEESKDILALQSGEKFEVPFDTLVIFSTNFHPNEIFDQAALRRIFFKIKIDGPNQQDFLKIFAMVAKKRGMPLDEDTLLHLLKVKYPTIDNVYANYQPIFLIDQMISICEFEGIPYQMRPDLLDRAWANMFVKNEKIVK, encoded by the coding sequence ATGAACATGCAAGTGACCAGCGGCGTCCAGCCGCCCCCGCCGCCTTCCGGGCTCGACGAAATGCAGCTTCCCATCGTGATGATGCGGGACATCCTGCTGAAAACCATGTTCCGCAAGAACCTGGACATGGTCAGCGAAATCTCCGAGGCGATCTGCCTGCCCCGCGCCGTCACGCAGGAACTGGTGGACATGGCCCGCCAGCAACGCCTGCTCGAGGCGACCGGCACGCTCAACGCCAATTCGGGCGGCGAAATGGGCTTTCAGTTGACCGATGCGGGCAAGTCCCGTGCGCTCGACGCCCTGTCGCAATCGGAATATTTCGGCGCCATGCCGGTGCCGCTGGCCGTCTACCGCGAACAGGTCAAGCGCCAGTCGATCCGCAACATCCAGATCACCCGGGACGAACTGACCGGCGCGATGGGGCACCTGGTGCTGCCCGACGACCTGCTCGATCACCTCGGCCCCGCGGTGTCGGCCGGCCGCTCGATCCTGATGTATGGCCCGCCCGGCAACGGGAAATCCTCGATCTCGAACGGCATCCGCGACGCGATGGGCGACAAGATCTATGTCCCCCGCGCCATCGAATACGCGGGCCAGGTCATCACCGTCTACGACCCCATCGTGCATTCCAAGGCCGAGGTCGAGGTCGATGACCCCAACTCCCTGCGCCGCAAGCGCACCTTCGACACCCGCTACGTACGCTGCGAGCGGCCCACGGTCATCACCGGGGGTGAGCTGTCGCTCTCGATGCTTGACCTGGTCTACAACCCGACCGCACGGACCTACCAGGCGCCGCTGCAGCTCAAATCAACGGGGGGCATCTTCATCGTCGACGACCTTGGCCGCCAGGCCGAGCCGCCGCAAAGCCTCGTCAACCGCTGGATCGTCCCGCTGGAGGAATCCAAGGACATCCTCGCCCTGCAATCGGGCGAGAAATTCGAGGTGCCGTTCGACACGCTGGTCATTTTCTCGACCAACTTCCACCCCAACGAGATCTTCGACCAGGCCGCCCTGCGCCGGATCTTCTTCAAGATCAAGATCGACGGGCCGAACCAGCAGGATTTCCTCAAGATCTTCGCGATGGTGGCCAAGAAGCGCGGCATGCCGCTGGACGAGGACACCCTGCTGCACCTTCTGAAGGTCAAGTACCCGACCATCGACAACGTCTACGCCAACTACCAGCCGATCTTCCTCATCGACCAGATGATCTCGATCTGCGAATTCGAGGGCATCCCCTATCAGATGCGCCCCGACCTGCTCGATCGCGCCTGGGCGAACATGTTCGTCAAGAACGAAAAGATCGTGAAGTAA
- a CDS encoding formate--tetrahydrofolate ligase: protein MSHKSDIEIARAASKKPIQEIGDKLGIPGEHLLPYGHDKAKVSQEYINSVQGNEDGKLILVTAINPTPAGEGKTTTTVGLGDGLNHIGKKAMICIREASLGPNFGMKGGAAGGGYAQVVPMEDMNLHFTGDFHAITSAHALLSAMIDNHVYWGNDAEIDTRRIVWRRVVDMNDRSLRQITSSLGGVANGFAREDGFDITVASEVMAILCLAKDLKDLEERLGAMIVAYRRDRSPVYCRDIKAEGAMTVLLKDAMQPNLVQTLENNPAFVHGGPFANIAHGCNSVIATKTALKLADYVVTEAGFGADLGAEKFMNIKCRKAGIAPSAVVLVATVRAMKMNGGVAKADLGAENVDAVKAGCPNLGRHIENVKSFGVPVVVAINHFVTDTDAEVQAVKDFVAENGAEAVLSRHWELGSEGSADLATKVVETIEKGEADFKPIYPDEMGLFEKVETIAKKIYRADEVIADKKVRDQLKSWEEQGYGNLPVCMAKTQYSFSTDPTQRGAPTGHSVPVREVRLSAGAGFVVVVCGEIMTMPGLPSRPASESIRLNDQGEIEGLF from the coding sequence ATGAGCCACAAATCAGACATCGAGATTGCGCGTGCGGCATCGAAGAAGCCGATCCAGGAGATTGGCGACAAGCTTGGGATTCCGGGCGAACATCTGCTGCCTTACGGGCATGACAAGGCGAAGGTGAGCCAGGAATATATCAACTCGGTCCAGGGCAACGAGGACGGCAAGCTGATCCTGGTGACCGCGATCAACCCGACGCCGGCGGGCGAGGGCAAGACCACCACGACCGTGGGCCTGGGCGACGGCCTCAATCACATCGGCAAGAAGGCGATGATCTGCATCCGCGAAGCGTCCCTGGGCCCGAACTTCGGGATGAAGGGCGGCGCCGCGGGTGGCGGCTATGCCCAGGTCGTGCCGATGGAGGACATGAACCTGCACTTCACCGGCGACTTCCACGCGATCACCTCGGCCCACGCGCTCTTGAGCGCGATGATCGACAACCACGTCTACTGGGGCAACGACGCCGAGATCGACACCCGCCGGATCGTCTGGCGCCGGGTCGTGGACATGAACGACCGCTCGCTGCGTCAGATCACGTCCAGCTTGGGCGGCGTGGCCAACGGCTTTGCCCGCGAGGATGGCTTCGACATCACCGTGGCCTCGGAGGTCATGGCGATCCTGTGCCTGGCCAAGGACCTCAAGGACCTCGAGGAGCGGCTGGGCGCGATGATCGTGGCCTATCGCCGCGACCGCAGCCCGGTCTATTGCCGCGACATCAAGGCCGAGGGCGCGATGACCGTTCTTCTGAAGGACGCGATGCAGCCCAACCTGGTGCAGACGCTGGAAAACAACCCGGCCTTCGTGCATGGCGGCCCGTTCGCCAACATCGCGCATGGCTGCAACTCGGTCATCGCCACGAAGACGGCGCTGAAACTCGCCGATTACGTGGTGACGGAAGCTGGCTTCGGCGCGGACCTGGGCGCCGAGAAGTTCATGAACATCAAGTGCCGCAAGGCCGGGATCGCGCCGTCGGCGGTGGTTCTGGTCGCCACGGTGCGGGCGATGAAGATGAACGGCGGCGTGGCCAAGGCGGACCTTGGCGCCGAGAACGTGGACGCGGTGAAGGCGGGCTGCCCGAACCTGGGCCGGCATATCGAGAATGTTAAGTCTTTCGGTGTACCGGTGGTGGTGGCGATCAACCACTTCGTGACCGACACCGATGCCGAGGTGCAGGCGGTGAAGGACTTCGTGGCCGAAAACGGCGCCGAGGCGGTGCTGAGCCGCCACTGGGAGCTGGGCTCGGAAGGCTCGGCGGATCTGGCGACGAAAGTGGTCGAGACGATCGAGAAGGGCGAGGCGGACTTCAAGCCGATCTACCCCGACGAGATGGGCCTGTTCGAGAAGGTCGAAACGATCGCCAAGAAGATCTACCGCGCCGACGAGGTGATCGCGGACAAGAAGGTGCGAGACCAGCTGAAGAGCTGGGAAGAGCAGGGCTATGGCAACCTGCCGGTGTGCATGGCGAAAACGCAATACAGCTTCTCGACCGATCCCACGCAGCGCGGCGCGCCCACGGGCCACTCGGTCCCGGTGCGCGAAGTGCGCCTGTCGGCGGGTGCGGGCTTCGTCGTCGTCGTCTGCGGCGAGATCATGACCATGCCGGGCCTGCCCAGCCGACCGGCGTCCGAATCCATCCGCCTGAACGACCAGGGCGAAATCGAAGGATTGTTCTAA
- a CDS encoding PaaI family thioesterase, producing MSAPFETRIRDSFARQSMMQTLGATLTGIAEGRVEITAPILEGSRQQQGVAHAGLTFAIGDSAAGYSALTLVPEGMEVMTTEMKINLLAPGAGDALVARGRVIKPGRRLMVVQSDIFAVTDGAERHIAMMVGTMIPVDL from the coding sequence ATGTCTGCCCCCTTCGAGACCCGCATCCGCGACAGCTTCGCCCGGCAATCCATGATGCAAACGCTGGGCGCCACGCTCACCGGCATCGCCGAGGGGCGGGTCGAGATCACCGCCCCCATCCTCGAGGGCAGCCGCCAGCAGCAGGGCGTCGCCCATGCCGGCCTGACCTTCGCCATCGGCGACAGTGCTGCGGGCTATTCCGCGCTGACCCTGGTTCCCGAGGGGATGGAAGTGATGACCACTGAGATGAAGATCAACCTGCTGGCCCCCGGCGCGGGCGACGCCCTCGTCGCCCGGGGTCGGGTGATCAAACCCGGTCGCCGCCTGATGGTGGTGCAATCGGATATTTTTGCCGTGACCGATGGCGCGGAGCGCCACATCGCCATGATGGTCGGCACCATGATTCCAGTGGACCTGTAG